A region from the Drosophila takahashii strain IR98-3 E-12201 chromosome 2L, DtakHiC1v2, whole genome shotgun sequence genome encodes:
- the MRP gene encoding multidrug resistance-associated protein 1 isoform X6, with the protein MAEDTSSPMDRFCGSTFWNSTESWYTNDPDFTPCFEQTALVWTPCAFYWLFVIFDFYYLKASLDRNIPWNKLNVTKALVNLGLLVITALDLVMALVKKGGDSGLPRYDLDVWGPIIKFATFLLLFMFIPLNRKYGLQTTGCQFLFWFLLTVLAIPRCRTEVRLNADRQKILDSAQPSEQDFSWEEYQFVSFFIFFTFSSIMLILNCFADGMPRQTKYQRGENEIPELSASFLSRITYQWFDSMALKGYRNPLEEKDLWDLRPQDSCSEVMPIFAHHWNQNVRKNYKGRARVEPKAQFSNGNVTFENPHGEKNGRKKGMASIMPPIYKSFGGVFLFGALMKLFTDVLTFAQPQVLSLIISFVEAHETDPQPEWKGILYAVLLFVLAAAQTFILGQYFHRMFIVGLRIRTALINAIYRKALRISNSTKKESTVGEIVNLMAVDAQRFMELTTYLNMIWSAPLQIGLALYFLWQQLGPSVLAGLAVMIILIPVNGVIASRIKTYQIRQMKYKDERVKLMNEVLSGIKVLKLYAWEPSFEKQVLDIRDKEIATLRSTAYLNAGTSFLWSCAPFLVSLVTFATYVLIDENNVLDATKTFVSLSLFNILRFPLTMLPMLITNLVQTQVSVNRINKFLNSEELDPNSVLHDSSKPHPMSIENGEFSWGDEITLRNINIEVHKSSLVALVGTVGSGKSSVVQAFLGEMEKLAGVVNTVGKLAYVPQQAWIQNATVRDNILFGQPYDRKRYNKVIDACALRADIDILSAGDSTEIGEKGINLSGGQKQRISLARAVYSDADLYLLDDPLSAVDAHVGKHIFEEVIGPKGILARKSRVLVTHGVTFLPQVDSIYVMKMGEISESGTFDQLVKNKGAFADFIIQHLQDGNEEEEELNQIKRQISSTGDVPELLGSVEKAIKLARTESLSDSISVTSADSLMGGGGGSLRKRGRARRQNSHDSVASAASLKKKQEVEGKLIETEKSQTGGVEFAVYKHYIKSVGIFLSVATLVLNFVFQAFQIGSNLWLTQWANDQNAGNDTGLRDMYLGVYGAFGFGQVFSYIGSVVIVYLGALIGTRKIFIQLFGHIMHAPQEFFDIKPRARILDRLANDIYKLDVVLPELIRVFNSQIFRVLATIVVISLSTPIFLAVIVPIAFLYYFAQRFYVATSRQLMRLESVSRSPIYSHFSETVTGASTIRAYNVGDRFIDESDAKVDKNQVCKYPSVIANRWLAIRLEMVGNLIILFASLFAVLGGQTNPGLVGLSVSYALQVTQTLNWLVRMSSDIETNIVSVERIKEYGETKQEAAWELEQDKSKPKNWPQEGRVEFQNFQVRYREGLDLVLRGVSFDIRGGEKVGIVGRTGAGKSSLTLALFRIIEAAGGRISIDGVDIATMGLHMLRSRLTIIPQDPVLFSGSLRINLDPFEIKTDDEIWKALELSHLKSFVKSLAAGLNHEIAEGGENLSVGQRQLVCLARALLRKTKVLVLDEATAAVDLETDDLIQKTIRTEFKECTVLTIAHRLNTILDSDKVIVLDKGQITEFASPTELLDNPKSAFYSMAKDANLV; encoded by the exons ATGGCGGAGGACACAAGCTCGCCGATGGACAGATTCTGCGGTTCCACATTCTGG AACTCAACGGAATCATGGTACACCAACGATCCGGACTTCACGCCCTGCTTTGAGCAGACGGCGCTGGTCTGGACGCCCTGCGCCTTCTACTGGCTGTTCGTGATCTTCGACTTCTACTACCTGAAGGCCAGTCTGGACAGGAATATACCCTGGAACAAGCTGAATGTGACCAAGGCCTTGGTGAATCTGGGCCTGCTGGTCATCACCGCTTTGGATTTGGTTATGGCTTTGGTTAAGAAGGGCGGCGATTCCGGCCTGCCGCGCTACGATTTGGATGTTTGGGGTCCCATCATCAAGTTCGCCACCTTCCTGCTGCTCTTCATGTTCATCCCGCTGAACAGGAAGTATGGACTCCAGACCACCGGTTGCCAGTTCCTCTTTTGGTTCCTGCTCACCGTGCTGGCGATTCCACGCTGCCGCACGGAAGTTCGGCTGAATGCGGATCGTCAGAAGATCCTGGACTCGGCGCAGCCCTCCGAGCAGGACTTCTCCTGGGAGGAGTACCAGTTCGTCAGCTTCTTCATCTTCTTCACCTTCAGCAGCATCATGCTGATCCTGAACTGCTTCGCGGACGGCATGCCGAGGCAAACCAAGTATCAGCGAGGTGAGAACGAGATTCCCGAGCTATCGGCCAGTTTCCTGTCGAGAATCACCTACCAGTGGTTCGATAGCATGGCCCTCAAGGGCTACCGCAATCCGCTGGAGGAGAAGGATCTGTGGGATTTGAGGCCCCAGGACAGTTGCTCCGAAGTGATGCCCATTTTCGCGCACCATTGGAACCAGAATGTGCGCAAAAACTACAAGGGAAGGGCTCGCGTGGAGCCGAAGGCGCAGTTTAGTAATGGAAATGTGACCTTTGAAAATCCGCATGGCGAGAAGAATGGTCGCAAGAAGGGCATGGCCAGCATTATGCCGCCCATCTACAAGTCCTTCGGCGGCGTCTTTCTGTTCGGCGCCCTGATGAAATTGTTCACCGACGTTTTGACCTTCGCACAGCCGCAGGTCTTGAGCCTGATCATCAGCTTCGTGGAGGCCCATGAAACGGATCCGCAGCCCGAATGGAAGGGCATCCTGTACGCCGTCTTGCTGTTCGTTTTGGCCGCTGCCCAGACCTTTATCCTAGGTCAGTACTTCCACCGCATGTTCATCGTGGGCCTGCGTATCCGGACCGCCTTGATCAACGCCATTTACCGCAAGGCCCTGCGCATTTCGAATTCCACCAAAAAGGAGTCCACCGTGGGCGAGATCGTCAATCTGATGGCTGTGGACGCGCAGCGTTTCATGGAGCTGACTACCTACCTGAACATGATCTGGTCGGCGCCTCTGCAGATCGGCCTGGCCCTCTATTTCCTCTGGCAGCAACTGGGACCGTCTGTTTTGGCCGGTCTGGCCGTGATGATTATCCTGATCCCCGTGAACGGAGTGATTGCCAGCCGCATCAAGACCTATCAGATCAGACAGATGAAGTACAAGGATGAGCGCGTTAAGCTGATGAACGAAGTCCTGAGTGGCATTAAG GTCTTGAAGTTATACGCCTGGGAGCCGAGTTTCGAGAAGCAAGTGCTGGACATCCGTGACAAGGAGATTGCCACCCTGCGATCCACCGCCTATTTGAACGCCGGAACCTCCTTCCTGTGGTCCTGCGCACCCTTCCTG GTTTCATTAGTCACATTCGCCACTTACGTTCTAATCGATGAAAATAACGTGCTTGATGCCACCAAAACCTTtgtatcattatcattattcAACATTCTCCGTTTTCCGTTAACAATGTTGCCCATGCTGATCACCAACCTGGTGCAA ACGCAAGTTTCTGTGAATCGTATAAATAAGTTCCTGAACAGTGAGGAACTGGATCCCAACAGTGTTCTCCACGATTCATCCAAAC CCCACCCCATGAGCATTGAGAATGGCGAGTTCTCCTGGGGCGATGAGATCACTCTGCGCAACATCAACATCGAGGTCCACAAGAGCAGCCTGGTGGCCCTGGTCGGCACTGTGGGCTCCGGCAAATCGTCTGTCGTTCAGGCCTTCCTCGGCGAAATGGAGAAACTTGCTGGCGTTGTCAACACAGTGGGCAAGTTGGCCTATGTGCCGCAGCAGGCGTGGATCCAGAATGCGACGGTGCGGGACAACATCCTCTTTGGACAGCCCTACGACCGGAAGCGCTACAACAAGGTGATCGACGCCTGCGCCCTGCGTGCCGATATCGACATTCTGTCGGCCGGCGACTCCACGGAAATCGGTGAGAAGGGCATTAATTTATCAGGTGGCCAGAAGCAGCGAATCTCGCTGGCCCGTGCCGTGTACAGTGATGCCGATCTCTATCTGCTGGACGATCCGCTGAGCGCAGTCGACGCCCATGTGGGCAAGCACATCTTCGAGGAGGTGATCGGACCCAAGGGCATTCTAGCACGCAAATCTCGCGTGCTGGTCACCCACGGTGTCACCTTCCTGCCCCAGGTGGACAGCATCTATGTGATGAAAATGGGCGAAATTAGCGAGAGTGGCACATTCGAtcagctggtgaagaacaagGGCGCCTTCGCCGATTTCATTATCCAGCATCTGCAGGACGGcaatgaggaggaggaggagcttaACCAGATTAAGCGCCAGATCTCCAGCACCGGAGATGTCCCTGAGTTGCTGGGCAGTGTCGAGAAGGCCATTAAGTTGGCGCGCACGGAAAGCTTGTCGGATTCGAT CTCCGTTACCTCCGCTGATAGTTTAatgggcggaggaggaggaagtcTCCGTAAGCGGGGACGAGCTAGGCGTCAGAACTCCCATGACTCCGTTGCCTCCGCAGCCTCCCTGAAAAAGAAGCAGGAGGTCGAAGGCAAGCTGATTGAAACTGAAAAGTCACAGACCGGTGGCGTAGAGTTCGCCGTTTATAAGCATTACATCAAGAGCGTTGGAATCTTCCTTTCGGTGGCCACATTGGTACTCAACTTTGTTTTCCAAGCCTTCCAAATCGGCTCGAATCTGTGGCTCACTCAGTGGGCAAACGACCAAAACGCCGGCAACGACACTGGACTCAGGGACATGTATCTGGGTGTTTACGGTGCCTTCGGATTTGGCCAAG TCTTCAGCTATATAGGCAGTGTGGTTATCGTTTACCTGGGTGCACTGATTGGGAcccgaaaaatatttatccagTTATTCGGCCACATTATGCATGCCCCGCAAGAGTTTTTCGACATTAAGCCACGGGCACGAATTCTCGATCGTCTGGCGAACGATATATACAAGTTGGATGTGGTATTGCCAGAACTAATACGCGTTTTTAACTCGCAAATCTTTCGG GTTCTGGCTACCATTGTGGTTATTAGTTTGTCCACGCCGATTTTCTTGGCCGTGATCGTGCCCATCGCCTTCCTGTACTACTTCGCCCAGCGCTTCTACGTGGCCACTTCCCGTCAGCTGATGCGTCTGGAGTCCGTATCCCGATCCCCCATCTACTCGCACTTCAGCGAAACTGTCACCGGAGCTTCGACAATTCGTGCCTACAACGTGGGAGATCG CTTTATTGACGAATCCGATGCCAAGGTGGACAAGAACCAGGTGTGCAAGTATCCCTCCGTGATTGCCAACCGTTGGCTGGCCATTCGTCTGGAGATGGTGGGCAATCTGATCATTCTGTTCGCCTCGCTATTCGCCGTTCTGGGAGGCCAAACCAATCCCGGCCTGGTCGGTCTGTCCGTGAGCTACGCCCTGCAGGTGACCCAAACCCTCAACTGGCTGGTGCGCATGTCATCCGACATTGAGACCAACATCGTGTCCGTGGAGCGCATTAAGGAGTACGGCGAGACCAAGCAGGAGGCTGCCTGGGAGCTGGAGCAGGACAAGAGCAAGCCCAAGAACTGGCCGCAGGAGGGGCGCGTTGAGTTCCAGAACTTCCAGGTTCGCTATCGCGAGGGTCTGGATCTGGTGCTGCGCGGAGTTAGCTTCGACATCAGGGGTGGCGAGAAGGTCGGCATCGTGGGTCGCACGGGAGCCGGTAAATCCAGTCTCACACTGGCCTTGTTcag AATCATTGAAGCTGCCGGTGGTCGCATCTCAATTGATGGCGTGGACATTGCCACTATGGGCCTGCACATGCTGCGTTCCCGCCTGACAATCATCCCACAGGATCCCGTGCTCTTCTCTGGATCGCTGCGCATCAATCTGGATCCCTTCGAAATCAAGACAGACGATGAAATCTGGAAGGCCCTGGAGCTGTCCCATCTGAAGTCGTTTGTCAAGAGCTTGGCAGCTGGTCTAAACCACGAGATTGCCGAGGGTGGTGAGAATCTGTCGGTGGGTCAGCGCCAGTTGGTTTGCTTGGCTCGCGCTCTGCTGCGCAAGACCAAGGTTCTGGTGCTGGACGAGGCCACGGCAGCTGTCGATCTGGAAACCGATGATTTGATCCAG aaaacaaTCCGCACGGAGTTCAAGGAGTGCACTGTCCTCACTATTGCCCATCGCTTGAACACTATTTTGGATTCGGACAAGGTGATCGTGCTGGACAAGGGACAGATCACGGAATTCGCCTCGCCCACAGAGCTACTGGACAATCCCAAGTCGGCCTTCTATAGCATGGCCAAGGACGCCAACCTAGTTTAA
- the MRP gene encoding multidrug resistance-associated protein 1 isoform X1, producing the protein MAEDTSSPMDRFCGSTFWNSTESWYTNDPDFTPCFEQTALVWTPCAFYWLFVIFDFYYLKASLDRNIPWNKLNVTKALVNLGLLVITALDLVMALVKKGGDSGLPRYDLDVWGPIIKFATFLLLFMFIPLNRKYGLQTTGCQFLFWFLLTVLAIPRCRTEVRLNADRQKILDSAQPSEQDFSWEEYQFVSFFIFFTFSSIMLILNCFADGMPRQTKYQRGENEIPELSASFLSRITYQWFDSMALKGYRNPLEEKDLWDLRPQDSCSEVMPIFAHHWNQNVRKNYKGRARVEPKAQFSNGNVTFENPHGEKNGRKKGMASIMPPIYKSFGGVFLFGALMKLFTDVLTFAQPQVLSLIISFVEAHETDPQPEWKGILYAVLLFVLAAAQTFILGQYFHRMFIVGLRIRTALINAIYRKALRISNSTKKESTVGEIVNLMAVDAQRFMELTTYLNMIWSAPLQIGLALYFLWQQLGPSVLAGLAVMIILIPVNGVIASRIKTYQIRQMKYKDERVKLMNEVLSGIKVLKLYAWEPSFEKQVLDIRDKEIATLRSTAYLNAGTSFLWSCAPFLVSLVTFATYVLIDENNVLDATKTFVSLSLFNILRFPLTMLPMLITNLVQTQVSVNRINKFLNSEELDPNSVLHDSSKPHPMSIENGEFSWGDEITLRNINIEVHKSSLVALVGTVGSGKSSVVQAFLGEMEKLAGVVNTVGKLAYVPQQAWIQNATVRDNILFGQPYDRKRYNKVIDACALRADIDILSAGDSTEIGEKGINLSGGQKQRISLARAVYSDADLYLLDDPLSAVDAHVGKHIFEEVIGPKGILARKSRVLVTHGVTFLPQVDSIYVMKMGEISESGTFDQLVKNKGAFADFIIQHLQDGNEEEEELNQIKRQISSTGDVPELLGSVEKAIKLARTESLSDSISVTSADSLMGGGGGSLRKRGRARRQNSHDSVASAASLKKKQEVEGKLIETEKSQTGGVEFAVYKHYIKSVGIFLSVATLVLNFVFQAFQIGSNLWLTQWANDQNAGNDTGLRDMYLGVYGAFGFGQGVLAYFAVVIVYLGGFQAAKTIHNELLAVIIRGSVCRFFDITPIGRLLNSFSGDMDVVDEELPATMDSFMTFIFMVLATIVVISLSTPIFLAVIVPIAFLYYFAQRFYVATSRQLMRLESVSRSPIYSHFSETVTGASTIRAYNVGDRFIDESDAKVDKNQVCKYPSVIANRWLAIRLEMVGNLIILFASLFAVLGGQTNPGLVGLSVSYALQVTQTLNWLVRMSSDIETNIVSVERIKEYGETKQEAAWELEQDKSKPKNWPQEGRVEFQNFQVRYREGLDLVLRGVSFDIRGGEKVGIVGRTGAGKSSLTLALFRIIEAAGGRISIDGVDIATMGLHMLRSRLTIIPQDPVLFSGSLRINLDPFEIKTDDEIWKALELSHLKSFVKSLAAGLNHEIAEGGENLSVGQRQLVCLARALLRKTKVLVLDEATAAVDLETDDLIQKTIRTEFKECTVLTIAHRLNTILDSDKVIVLDKGQITEFASPTELLDNPKSAFYSMAKDANLV; encoded by the exons ATGGCGGAGGACACAAGCTCGCCGATGGACAGATTCTGCGGTTCCACATTCTGG AACTCAACGGAATCATGGTACACCAACGATCCGGACTTCACGCCCTGCTTTGAGCAGACGGCGCTGGTCTGGACGCCCTGCGCCTTCTACTGGCTGTTCGTGATCTTCGACTTCTACTACCTGAAGGCCAGTCTGGACAGGAATATACCCTGGAACAAGCTGAATGTGACCAAGGCCTTGGTGAATCTGGGCCTGCTGGTCATCACCGCTTTGGATTTGGTTATGGCTTTGGTTAAGAAGGGCGGCGATTCCGGCCTGCCGCGCTACGATTTGGATGTTTGGGGTCCCATCATCAAGTTCGCCACCTTCCTGCTGCTCTTCATGTTCATCCCGCTGAACAGGAAGTATGGACTCCAGACCACCGGTTGCCAGTTCCTCTTTTGGTTCCTGCTCACCGTGCTGGCGATTCCACGCTGCCGCACGGAAGTTCGGCTGAATGCGGATCGTCAGAAGATCCTGGACTCGGCGCAGCCCTCCGAGCAGGACTTCTCCTGGGAGGAGTACCAGTTCGTCAGCTTCTTCATCTTCTTCACCTTCAGCAGCATCATGCTGATCCTGAACTGCTTCGCGGACGGCATGCCGAGGCAAACCAAGTATCAGCGAGGTGAGAACGAGATTCCCGAGCTATCGGCCAGTTTCCTGTCGAGAATCACCTACCAGTGGTTCGATAGCATGGCCCTCAAGGGCTACCGCAATCCGCTGGAGGAGAAGGATCTGTGGGATTTGAGGCCCCAGGACAGTTGCTCCGAAGTGATGCCCATTTTCGCGCACCATTGGAACCAGAATGTGCGCAAAAACTACAAGGGAAGGGCTCGCGTGGAGCCGAAGGCGCAGTTTAGTAATGGAAATGTGACCTTTGAAAATCCGCATGGCGAGAAGAATGGTCGCAAGAAGGGCATGGCCAGCATTATGCCGCCCATCTACAAGTCCTTCGGCGGCGTCTTTCTGTTCGGCGCCCTGATGAAATTGTTCACCGACGTTTTGACCTTCGCACAGCCGCAGGTCTTGAGCCTGATCATCAGCTTCGTGGAGGCCCATGAAACGGATCCGCAGCCCGAATGGAAGGGCATCCTGTACGCCGTCTTGCTGTTCGTTTTGGCCGCTGCCCAGACCTTTATCCTAGGTCAGTACTTCCACCGCATGTTCATCGTGGGCCTGCGTATCCGGACCGCCTTGATCAACGCCATTTACCGCAAGGCCCTGCGCATTTCGAATTCCACCAAAAAGGAGTCCACCGTGGGCGAGATCGTCAATCTGATGGCTGTGGACGCGCAGCGTTTCATGGAGCTGACTACCTACCTGAACATGATCTGGTCGGCGCCTCTGCAGATCGGCCTGGCCCTCTATTTCCTCTGGCAGCAACTGGGACCGTCTGTTTTGGCCGGTCTGGCCGTGATGATTATCCTGATCCCCGTGAACGGAGTGATTGCCAGCCGCATCAAGACCTATCAGATCAGACAGATGAAGTACAAGGATGAGCGCGTTAAGCTGATGAACGAAGTCCTGAGTGGCATTAAG GTCTTGAAGTTATACGCCTGGGAGCCGAGTTTCGAGAAGCAAGTGCTGGACATCCGTGACAAGGAGATTGCCACCCTGCGATCCACCGCCTATTTGAACGCCGGAACCTCCTTCCTGTGGTCCTGCGCACCCTTCCTG GTTTCATTAGTCACATTCGCCACTTACGTTCTAATCGATGAAAATAACGTGCTTGATGCCACCAAAACCTTtgtatcattatcattattcAACATTCTCCGTTTTCCGTTAACAATGTTGCCCATGCTGATCACCAACCTGGTGCAA ACGCAAGTTTCTGTGAATCGTATAAATAAGTTCCTGAACAGTGAGGAACTGGATCCCAACAGTGTTCTCCACGATTCATCCAAAC CCCACCCCATGAGCATTGAGAATGGCGAGTTCTCCTGGGGCGATGAGATCACTCTGCGCAACATCAACATCGAGGTCCACAAGAGCAGCCTGGTGGCCCTGGTCGGCACTGTGGGCTCCGGCAAATCGTCTGTCGTTCAGGCCTTCCTCGGCGAAATGGAGAAACTTGCTGGCGTTGTCAACACAGTGGGCAAGTTGGCCTATGTGCCGCAGCAGGCGTGGATCCAGAATGCGACGGTGCGGGACAACATCCTCTTTGGACAGCCCTACGACCGGAAGCGCTACAACAAGGTGATCGACGCCTGCGCCCTGCGTGCCGATATCGACATTCTGTCGGCCGGCGACTCCACGGAAATCGGTGAGAAGGGCATTAATTTATCAGGTGGCCAGAAGCAGCGAATCTCGCTGGCCCGTGCCGTGTACAGTGATGCCGATCTCTATCTGCTGGACGATCCGCTGAGCGCAGTCGACGCCCATGTGGGCAAGCACATCTTCGAGGAGGTGATCGGACCCAAGGGCATTCTAGCACGCAAATCTCGCGTGCTGGTCACCCACGGTGTCACCTTCCTGCCCCAGGTGGACAGCATCTATGTGATGAAAATGGGCGAAATTAGCGAGAGTGGCACATTCGAtcagctggtgaagaacaagGGCGCCTTCGCCGATTTCATTATCCAGCATCTGCAGGACGGcaatgaggaggaggaggagcttaACCAGATTAAGCGCCAGATCTCCAGCACCGGAGATGTCCCTGAGTTGCTGGGCAGTGTCGAGAAGGCCATTAAGTTGGCGCGCACGGAAAGCTTGTCGGATTCGAT CTCCGTTACCTCCGCTGATAGTTTAatgggcggaggaggaggaagtcTCCGTAAGCGGGGACGAGCTAGGCGTCAGAACTCCCATGACTCCGTTGCCTCCGCAGCCTCCCTGAAAAAGAAGCAGGAGGTCGAAGGCAAGCTGATTGAAACTGAAAAGTCACAGACCGGTGGCGTAGAGTTCGCCGTTTATAAGCATTACATCAAGAGCGTTGGAATCTTCCTTTCGGTGGCCACATTGGTACTCAACTTTGTTTTCCAAGCCTTCCAAATCGGCTCGAATCTGTGGCTCACTCAGTGGGCAAACGACCAAAACGCCGGCAACGACACTGGACTCAGGGACATGTATCTGGGTGTTTACGGTGCCTTCGGATTTGGCCAAG GTGTGCTAGCCTACTTTGCGGTGGTTATCGTCTACCTGGGCGGCTTCCAGGCGGCCAAGACCATACACAATGAACTGCTGGCCGTCATAATCCGAGGCTCCGTCTGCCGATTCTTCGACATCACTCCGATCGGGCGACTCTTGAACAGTTTTAGCGGCGATATGGATGTTGTCGACGAAGAGTTGCCCGCCACCATGGATTCCTTTATGACCTTTATCTTTATG GTTCTGGCTACCATTGTGGTTATTAGTTTGTCCACGCCGATTTTCTTGGCCGTGATCGTGCCCATCGCCTTCCTGTACTACTTCGCCCAGCGCTTCTACGTGGCCACTTCCCGTCAGCTGATGCGTCTGGAGTCCGTATCCCGATCCCCCATCTACTCGCACTTCAGCGAAACTGTCACCGGAGCTTCGACAATTCGTGCCTACAACGTGGGAGATCG CTTTATTGACGAATCCGATGCCAAGGTGGACAAGAACCAGGTGTGCAAGTATCCCTCCGTGATTGCCAACCGTTGGCTGGCCATTCGTCTGGAGATGGTGGGCAATCTGATCATTCTGTTCGCCTCGCTATTCGCCGTTCTGGGAGGCCAAACCAATCCCGGCCTGGTCGGTCTGTCCGTGAGCTACGCCCTGCAGGTGACCCAAACCCTCAACTGGCTGGTGCGCATGTCATCCGACATTGAGACCAACATCGTGTCCGTGGAGCGCATTAAGGAGTACGGCGAGACCAAGCAGGAGGCTGCCTGGGAGCTGGAGCAGGACAAGAGCAAGCCCAAGAACTGGCCGCAGGAGGGGCGCGTTGAGTTCCAGAACTTCCAGGTTCGCTATCGCGAGGGTCTGGATCTGGTGCTGCGCGGAGTTAGCTTCGACATCAGGGGTGGCGAGAAGGTCGGCATCGTGGGTCGCACGGGAGCCGGTAAATCCAGTCTCACACTGGCCTTGTTcag AATCATTGAAGCTGCCGGTGGTCGCATCTCAATTGATGGCGTGGACATTGCCACTATGGGCCTGCACATGCTGCGTTCCCGCCTGACAATCATCCCACAGGATCCCGTGCTCTTCTCTGGATCGCTGCGCATCAATCTGGATCCCTTCGAAATCAAGACAGACGATGAAATCTGGAAGGCCCTGGAGCTGTCCCATCTGAAGTCGTTTGTCAAGAGCTTGGCAGCTGGTCTAAACCACGAGATTGCCGAGGGTGGTGAGAATCTGTCGGTGGGTCAGCGCCAGTTGGTTTGCTTGGCTCGCGCTCTGCTGCGCAAGACCAAGGTTCTGGTGCTGGACGAGGCCACGGCAGCTGTCGATCTGGAAACCGATGATTTGATCCAG aaaacaaTCCGCACGGAGTTCAAGGAGTGCACTGTCCTCACTATTGCCCATCGCTTGAACACTATTTTGGATTCGGACAAGGTGATCGTGCTGGACAAGGGACAGATCACGGAATTCGCCTCGCCCACAGAGCTACTGGACAATCCCAAGTCGGCCTTCTATAGCATGGCCAAGGACGCCAACCTAGTTTAA